GTGAGGCGCCCTCGGCCCCGGTGTTCGAGGACGGCGAGAAAACCGTGACCCTGCGCGGCGAGCACATTGCCGATGAATTCCTCGGCCTGATCGATGCGTATGTCGAGCGCCACCATGGCGGCGCAAGGGGAGCCTGACCCGCCGGCAAGCACGCCGGCGGAGCGTACATCTGCTGGAGCCGATGGGCGCAGCCAGGACATTGGCGGCGCACGCTGTCCATCCGACGAGGTCGGATTGCCCGATGAGACCGCGCCGCCCGACGAGAGCGCCCCGGAGATCGTGCGTCGGGAACAACGGCTGCTGGCGCGCATCGCCCGGGATTTCGGCTGGCCGCTGGTGCTTGTTTTCCTGACCCTGCTGCTGCCGCTGTGGGGGTTTTCCGAATTGGCCGGTGAGTTGCGCGCCGGTGCGATGTTCGGCTTTGACGAGCCGATCCTGCGCGGCCTGCGCGCGATGGCAAGCCCAGGTGCAGATCGGCTTTTCGTCGCGGTCTCGAAGCTCGGCTATCTCTACGGCGTGGTGCCGGTCGACATCGTCCTGATCGCGGGATTGTTTTTACGCCGCCACCTGCGCGCCGCCGCGTTTGCGTCGATGGCGGTGGTGGGCTCGGCGCTGCTGAACCTCTCGGCCAAGCGCATCTTCAGCCGGGACAGGCCGTCACTGTGGGAATCGATCACGCCCGAACTCACCTCGAGCTTCCCCAGCGGGCACGCGATGGGCTCGGCGACGCTGGCCGCGGTCGTGATCGTGCTTGCCTGGCACACCCGCTGGCGCTGGCCTGTCATTGCCGCAATGTCGGCCTTCGTCCTGTTGGTGGGGACGTCTCGGGTGTACCTGGGCGTGCATTACCCCTCCGACATCCTTGCGGGTTGGGCCGTGGCCAGCGCCTGGGTGGCGGCCTGCCACCTCGCGGTATACCGGCTGCACGCGCCCACCTGGCCGCTCCACGGCCGACGCATGGACTGATCGGCCTCAGTTGCCTGGCTTGGCCGCGATGGTCGGCGCGGTGCTCGCCGCCCTGCGGGCCAGGCTGGCTTCGCGGTGCGCGATGTAGCCATTGGCGCTGAAGATGATCGCCGCACCCAGCAGGGTCCAGCGGTCCAGCGCCTCGCCGAACAGGAAGTAGCCGAAGACCACCACGATCGGCAGCTGCATGAAGCTGATCGGAATCAGCGCCGAGACTTCGCCCAGCTTGAGCGCGCGGGTCCACAGCATGTGCCCGCCGGTGCCCAGCACGCCGGCCAGCACCACCCACAGCCAGACGATGCCGTGCGGCCATTCCCACACCCACAGCGCCGGCAGCAGCGACAGCGGCACCCAAAGGATCGTCGTCAGGATCACGATGCGGTCCGCGGGCTCGGTGTACGCCAGCTGCTTGATCTGGATGGCGACGATGCCGCTGATGATCGCGGCCGAGACCGCGACCAGCGAGCCTGCGCTGAACTCGGTCGTGCCCGGGCGCACGATCACCAGCACCCCGATGAAGCCCAGGATGACCGCGCTCCAGCGGCGCACGCGCACCTGCTCCCCCAGCCAGAGCACGGCGGCGATGGTGACGAACAGCGGCGTGGAATACGACAGCGAGACCGCCTGTGCCAGCGGCAGGTGGCCGATCGCCCAGAAGCCGCAGAACATCGACAGCGTGCCAAGCACGCAGCGCACGATGTAGCGCGGCATCTGCTGCGTCCGCAGCAGTCCGGGCCCGTGCTTGAGCAGCAGGGGCAGGGCCGCGAGCATGCCGAAGAAGCTGCGGAAGAAAGCGATTTCGAAGGTGTGCAGCGACTCTGATGCCAACCGGATCGTGATCACCATCAGGGCGAAGAATGCGGTGCTGCCCAGCATCAACAGCGCCGCGCGGGTGTGGATGGAGATCGGTGGTTTCGGTGCTGTCACCAGCTCGCGCCGATCAGTCGCGGTTCCGGCTCCAGGGCGACGCCAAAGCGTTTGCGCACCGACCCCGCTATCTCTCGGGCGAGCTCGTAGAGCTCCAGCCCACTGGCCGCGCCGTGGTTGACCAGCACCAGCGCGTGGGACCCCGAGACGCCCGCGTCGCCCCTGCGACGGCCCTTCCAGCCGCAGGCATCGATCAGCCATGCCGCGGATACCTTCCTCGTCGCGTCCGAGCCGGTGGCAAACGTCGGCATCGACGGGTTGGCATCCTGCAGGGCGTTGGCCTGTGCAGCCGGGAGGATGGGATTCTTGAAGAAGCTGCCGGCGTTGCCGATCAAAGTCGGATCGGGCAGCTTGCCGCGGCGGATGGCGACGACCGCGTCAGCGACATCCTGCGCCGTGGGGTTGGAAACGCCAGCTGCCTCGAGCTGCGCGCTGATCCCGGCATAGCTCAGGCGCGGCTCGAAATCACGCGGTAGGGCGAACTCGACCGCGGTGATGATCAAGCGACCGGACTCACGCTTGAACAGGCTGTCGCGATAGGCGAACGCGCAATCGGCGGCGCTCAGATGATGCCACTCGCCGGTGGCCGGCTCGAACGCCTCCACCCGGTGGATGAACTCGCCCACCTCGACGCCATAGGCGCCAATGTTCTGGATCGGCGCCGCGCCGACGGTGCCGGGGATCAGCGCCAGGTTCTCCAGTCCGCAAAGGCCTAGCGCGAGCGACTCCATGACCAGTGCGTGCCATGTGGTTCCGGCGTCGGCACGCAGGATCGCCGCGCCATGGATTTCTCGCGCGACCACCACGCGGTTGCCGGTCAGTGCCAGCAAAGGCGCTTGCGGATCGCCGACGAACAACAGGTTGCTGCCGCCGCCAATCACCAGTGGCGGGTGGTCGCGGAAATCGGCTGAAGCCAGCACGTCGGGGAGGGCGGAGGCGTCGTCCACTTCGGCCAGAAAAGGCGCCAACGCAGGCACGCCGAAGCTGTTGCGCGACTTCAGCGGCACATTGCGGAACAGTCGTACGGAATCGCTCATGCAGCCGGCGGCAACGGTCCGCCGCTGGGCGCGAACTTGCGGCGGCGGATCGCTTCCACGCACTCCTTGATCAGGCCCGGGCCGCGATAGACCAGGCCGGAGTAGCACTGCACCAGGGTGGCGCCCGCGGCCATCTTGGTCACCGCATCGGCGCCGCTGAGGATGCCGCCGACACCCACCAGCGGGATCGACTCGGGCAGGCGCGTTCGCATCATCCGCAGCACGGTGGTGGAACGGCCCATGAGCGGTTTCCCTGAAAGTCCGCCTGTCTCGTCGGCACCGCGCACGCCTTCCACCGCAATGCGCGAGACCGTGGTGTTGGTCGCGATCACGCCATCGACCTGCATCTCCGTCAGCACGCGGGCACACGCCTCGATATCCGGGTCCGACAGATCCGGCGCGATCTTCACCAGCATCGGGATCCGACGGCCGTGCTTGGCGCCCAGGCGTTCCTGCTCCTCGCGCAGGGTGCCGACCAGTCGCCGCAGGGTCTGTTCCTCCTGCAGTTCGCGCAGCCCGGCCGTGTTGGGCGAGGAGATGTTGACGGTCACGTAGTCGGCCAGCTCATACACGCGCGACAGGCAGTACATGTAGTCGCCGTCGGCGATGTCGTTGGGGGTGTCCTTGTTCTTGCCGATGTTGATGCCCAGCAGCGCGCCCTTGCGATCGGCCCGTTCGACATTGCGCACCAGCGCATCCACACCGGCGTTGTTGAAGCCCAGCCGGTTGATCACCGCTTTCTGCGACGGCAGGCGGAACATCCGCGGTTTCGGATTGCCGTCCTGCGGGCGCGGCGTGACGGTGCCGATCTCGACGAAGCCGAAGCCCAGCGCCATCAGTGCATCGATGTGCTCGCCATTCTTGTCCAGGCCGGCGGCCAGCCCGACCGGGTTGGCGAAATCCAGCCCGAAAGCGCGTGTCGGCAGCGGGGCAGGGACTTTCGACAGCAGCGAGGCCGCGCCCGATCGCCATGCGACATCGAGCGCGCGCAGACCAAGGTCATGCGCGCGCTCGGCATCCATGGCGAACAGCAGCGGGCGGGCCAGACCGTACACGCCTACCCCCAGTTGGAGGCAAGCGCGAGGAACGCCGCGAGACCACCGAACAGCAGCAACACGCCGATGATCGACACGATCGCCAGCGCGACCATCGCGTAACCGAGCACCAGGCCGCTGACCGCCAGTCCGTCTCCGTCGACCAGGCCATTGGCGGCTTTGATCTCACTGCGTGCCATGTGGCCGGTGACGATGGCCACGATGCTGGCCACGAACGGCAGCAGCGTCCAGCCCAGTATTCCGGCGACCAGGCTGATGACGGCCATGCTGCTGGTCCGGCGGACCTGGTGCGTCGGCGGCGGAAGCGGGGCGGAGACGGATGTGTTCATCGACGGTGCTCGGTGGGTGGGGCTTACAGGTCGAACTTGATGCCCTGCGCCAGCGGCAGTTCGTCGGAGTAGTTGATGGTGTTGGTCTGGCGACGCATGTAGGCGCGCCACGCGTCGGAGCCGGACTCGCGACCGCCACCGGTCTCCTTCTCGCCGCCGAACGCGCCACCGATCTCGGCGCCCGAGGTACCGATGTTGACGTTGGCGATGCCGCAGTCCGAGCCCCACGCAGCAAGGAACTGCTCGGCCGCCTTCAGGCTCTCGGTGAAGATCGCCGAGGACAGGCCCTGCGGCACGTCGTTCTGCATCTCGATGGCCTCGTCCAAGGTGCTGAACTTCATCACGTACAGGATCGGCGCGAAGGTTTCCGTCTGCACCACCTCGGAGCTGTTGGCCAGGCCGGTGATCAGGGTCGGCAGGACGAAGTTGCCCTTGCGGTCGATCGCCTCGCCACCGGACTCGACCTTGCCGCCGGCAGCCTTGGCCTTCTCGATCGCGGCAAGGAACTCCTTGACGCCTTCCGGGCTGTTCAGCGGGCCCATCAGGTTGGCCGGGTCGGTCGGATCGCCGATTTTTCCTTCTACCTGCTTGTAGGCGGTGACCAGCTTGGCCAGCACGTCGTCGTAGATCGACTCGTGGATGAACACGCGGCGGGTGGATGTGCAGCGCTGGCCGGCGGTGCCGACCGCGCCGAACACGATCGCGGGGATCGCCAGCTTCAGGTCCGCGCTGGCATCGACAATCATCGCGTTGTTGCCGCCCAGCTCCAGCAGCGAACGGCCCATGCGGCGGGCGACGCGCTCGCCAACGTGGCGGCCGACCTTGGTCGAACCGGTGAAGCTGATCAGGTTGATGCGCTTGTCGTCGACGAAGTGCTGGGCCAGCTCGGTGCCCGCGTCGTTGAACAGGAAGAAGATGTCGGGGAAGCCGCCCTTGCGCAGCGCCTCGTTGCAGATCTTGATCGAGGCGATCGCCGACAGCGGAGTCTTGGGCGACGGCTTCCAGATGGTGATGTTGCCGCAGACCGCCGAGACCAGCGCGTTCCACGCCCACACCGCGACCGGGAAGTTGAACGCCGAGATCACCCCGACGACGCCCAGCGGGTGCCACTGCTCGTACATGCGGTGGCCGGGGCGCTCCGAATGCATGGTCAGGCCATACAGCTGGCGCGACAGGCCGACGGCGAACTCGCCGATGTCGATCATTTCCTGCACTTCACCGTCGCCTTCGGGTTTGGACTTGCCCATCTCCAGCGCGACCAGCGAACCCAGCGCGTCCTTGTGCTCGCGCAACGCGTCGGCGCACAGGCGCACCGCTTCACCCCGGCGCGGGGCCGGCGTGCTGCGCCATACCTTGAAGGCGGCCTGGGCGCGCTCGACGATCGTGTCGTAGTCGGACTGCGTGGTCGCATGCACCTTCGCCAGTGACTCGCCGTCGGTCGGGCTCAGCGGCTCCAGCGTGCCTGCGTTGCCGGCATTGGCCCATTCGCCATTGCCGAGGTACGTGCCGGATTCGGTGTCGTTCAGGCCGAGCGCAGTGAGGACGGGATGGGTCATGAAGATCTCCTGTTGATCGAACAGTGGTGAGGCCGCGCCTCAAGCCGCGGATTGATCCGGGCGGGGCACGCGGCGATGCCGCGAAACGTCTCGCAGACGATGAATGGTGACCCCGACACGATTCGAACGTGTGACCTGTCCCTTAGGAGGGGACCGCTCTATCCAGCTGAGCTACGGGGCCGTAACAGCCTATTTTCGCATGAACCGGTGCCGGGGTGGCGCGAGGCGCGGTGACCTCGCTATCGCTTCGGCCGATCACTGCGTGCCCGTGTTTCAGCGCTGTTGTTTGCCGGGCGAAGCAGCCAGCGGGAGCGTTCCAGCCACCAGCAAGCGGTCGCGGTAGCCAGCCAGACCAGGAACCACGGCCAGCGGGGGCCGGTTTGTGAGGGTGGGTGCCGTGCGGAGGCTCCGGTGGCATCCGGGGAGCCGCCCGCGCCAGCCGCAAGCATCAGAGTCGCTTCGCGCAACGCGTTGGCGGTCATTGCCGGGGTTTGTCCTGCAGATGGAACCGGGAACAATTGCGTGTGCTCAGCGTCGCGCAACTCGTGCCAACCCGGAGCGTCTGCCCAGAACCCGGCGCAGTCGGCGTCGCCACTGGCCGGGTCGATGTGCAGCGTGACGGAGTCACCGACAGGCGACAGCACCGGCGCGCCTTCGCCGATACCGCAGATCACGCTGCGCTGGTACGGCGCGGCAGCTTCAATCGTGACCGGGGATGTGGTCGCGACGCTGGCGCGGGCGAGGGTGCTGAAGGCGCTGCTCCAGATCTCGCCGTGGACGTCCTGCCGTCCCGCCATGACCAGGCGGTAGCTGTCGACCAGCGGCCATACTCCGACGCGGCCTCGCCCATGCGCCACCCAGAACCCGAGCGGCTCTCCGGCGCCGTCAGCAAGCAATTCGATACCGTCAGCAGCCGTCACGCGCACGACGCGGGTAAGGCTTGGGAGGGCGTCGGCGGCGTCGCCCGGACCGACCCATTCGCCGCCGAGGCGGATTCCGGGATCGGGGTTGGTACGGGCGACGTCAAAGCCCAGCTCCGCCAATCGCTGGCGGTCGGCATCGCCCGGCGGCCCAGCCATCCGCAGCAACAGGCCCAGGCCCCGGTCGAGCGCAGCGGCGAGGACCTCGTGTTGATCGCGGCTGAGGGTGCCCCAGCTGCGGTCGTCGAGTACGAGCAGGTCGAATTGATCCAACGCCGCGGCATCGAATCGGCCGGGCGCGGTGCCGACCTGGGTGCCGGCGCCCAGGCTGATGCGGGTGTCGAGTTCGGCGCCGGCGTCCAGCGCCCAGCGGCGCAGGTACTTGAGCTCCGGCGATGGCCCACCGGCCAGTACGAGCACCTTCAAGTCGCGCGGTGGCGTCACGTCAAGCGGTAGCGGGGCCTCGTCGATGGTGTTGCCTTCCGTGTCCAGCACCAGCACTCGATAGGGCGTCAGGCCGGCGCTGCGTGCGCTGGCATGCAGCGTGAACTGTCCGTCGTCGCCGAGCTCGCTGCGATCCACTACGCGATCGGCCGGGTCGCGCAGTTCGACCGATCCGCCAGTGACCGCCGCGGTGCGTCCGCTGACGGCGAACCGTCGTCCGGCGGCCACGCGCTGCGGGGAGTGGATTTCGACCAGACCCGGTGGCTGCGGCGCTGCGCGGAACTCGATTTCCAGACCGCGTGCTGCGTCGAGGTCGCGAGCGACCAGCCCGGCGCCCAGAACACGGATGCGTTGGGTCGCCGGATGGGTGCGCAATGCGCTGGCGAGGTCGGGAAAACGCTCGGCGTCGGCGGGCATGCTCGTGCCGGCTTCGGGCAACGCCACGGTGCGGTCGCCGACGACACGCTGCGCGGTGACCTCGTCGGCACGCGCAGTCAGCACGACCAGGGTCCCCGGCTCATGCAGGACCGGCGGCGGGAACAGCGCGAAGTAGAGCAATCCGGCGCTGGCAACCTGTGCCAACAACAGCACTGTCGTGCGCAACGGATGGGGTCGCGACTCCCGAGGCAGCCGTGTCCGGACCCGAACGGCGCGAGCGCTGCCCAGCAGCACGGCAAGCGCAAGAATTCCGATGACCAGCAGTTGCGGGCTCATTGCCGGCCCTCGCGTTGCAGTGCGTCCAGATAGGCGTCGCCGGACTCACCCGCGGCCGACCGCTCCGACGCCGCGGCGGGTGGCCGTGTCACCAGCGGCCACAGCGCACCGCGCAGGCGCGCACGGCATTTGCGGCAAGCCGGGTCGCGGCGTACTTCGGCGATGGCCGCTGCCAGCTGGAGCGGATCCGCGTCAGCGACATCCTGCGAGTCGACCCAGCGAGCAAGCTCGTCGAGGTCGAGGTCGAGGTCGAGGTCGGGGCCTGCGGCGCCGGGCGTTGGCGACAGCGCACGCCAGGCATCCACGGCGGTCGGATCGGGCGCGGTTGCAGGATGCAGTGGATCGCGACGACTGACAATGCCGCTGCGGTCACCGCTCAGGCGCCGGCCGGGATCGATCGGCGGCACCTGGCTGCCCACGCGCGGCAGGTAGATGCGCTCGGCTTCCTGCACCTGCTTGATGAGTTCCAATGCCCGGTGTGCGAAGGGCAGCGCGCGGTCCGGCTCACTCTGGCGAAGCTTGAGTTCTGACTGCCACATCTCGTTGAGCGCGGATCGCAACAGTTCGCGGGTTGCGGGATCCAGCAGGGTCGCCGCCTCCGCATGGTCGTGGGTGTGGCCGAACTGCTCGAGCACGGCGGCTTCCTCACCAAAGGTCGGCTGGCGCTGGATCCCCCCGGCGTGGTCGTGCCCGTCTGCGTCTTCGGCCACATGGGCGGGATCCGGCGCTGGTGCCGGCGCCGGTGCCTCCGATGCGACTTCAATCGGCAGGTCGGTCTGGTGCACGTCCTGGGCGTCGTTGGCGGGAAGCAGTTGCGGCGTGCCTCCGGTTTCCTCTCCGAGGAACTGGCCGTATCGAAGGCGAAGCAGCCGCTGGTCCACGCCGATGCGGTCTGACCGTTCCAGGTAGCGGTCGGCCGCCAGCCGCGGCTTCTCCTTCAGCAGCGCCTCCGCGTCGATGATGATCTGGCGCTGGCTGCGGAAGTAGGCCGGCATGACCCGCTTGACCTGGCCGTCCAGGTCGGCGGACTCGACCACCGGCGGCGCCGGCCAGCGCAGGATGTAACTGGGGCTCACAACGGTGTGCGGCGACGGCGTTCGCCGGTCACTGACGCTGAGCCGCACGATCAGGTCCTCACCGGCGACCATGCCCAAAGGGGCGAGCGCGATCTGGTGGGCATAGCGCATCTGCTTGGGGCCGCCTCGACCGCGCAAGGTGATCGTCTGCTGGCGGGTGGTGATGTTCTCGCCGCTGCCTACGGTCCGGGTGATGCTCAACTCGGCGGAGGGAGACAATCCGTAGTCATCGCTGGCCTCGAATTCGAGCGCCCACTGGCTTTGCCCGGACGCCGCCATCGTCAGGGTTTGCAGCGGTTTCAGCACTCGCAACTCGGGTGGCTTGTCGAGGATCACGTCGATCCGGTTCTCGCCGGCCTGTGCCGCCGGCAGCGGGTGCTCCAGTTGCAGGTGATACACGGCAGGGCGATCGATGCGGCGACGGCCAACCCAGGCGTCGCCCTCGCGCTCGAGCGCGAGCCGCTCGCCGTCGTGGAAAACCAGTTCGACCTGTCGCGGCATCGGCGCGAAGCGCAGGGTCCATTGCAGGACGGAGCCTTCGGGTACCGTCGCGGCGAGGGTATCGATATTGGTTGCAGCCACGCCGGTGTAGGCGGGCGGTTGGATGTCGATGCTCACGCCAGTCAGTTGCGCGGGACGGTCGGGCGACGCGCGCTCGGGGCCGGGAGTGCTGGCGGTGGAGGCGTCCTGCTGTGGCTCCGGATAGAAGACCACCGCGCCTGCGAGCGCGGCGGCTAGCGCGCCCCAGAGCAGCAGGCGGCGGTGTCGCCACTCCGCCCGCAGGTCGATCTGCGGGCCGTCCTGCACCCGTTGCCGCAGGCGCTGCTGTTGCAAATGCTCCAGGGGGTTGGTCGCGGGCCGATGCGGGAACAGCAGGTCCGCGCTGTCTTCCATGTCGCGCCGCCGTGCGTTGAGCGTCC
The genomic region above belongs to Lysobacter avium and contains:
- a CDS encoding phosphatase PAP2 family protein, producing MVRREQRLLARIARDFGWPLVLVFLTLLLPLWGFSELAGELRAGAMFGFDEPILRGLRAMASPGADRLFVAVSKLGYLYGVVPVDIVLIAGLFLRRHLRAAAFASMAVVGSALLNLSAKRIFSRDRPSLWESITPELTSSFPSGHAMGSATLAAVVIVLAWHTRWRWPVIAAMSAFVLLVGTSRVYLGVHYPSDILAGWAVASAWVAACHLAVYRLHAPTWPLHGRRMD
- a CDS encoding DMT family transporter: MLGSTAFFALMVITIRLASESLHTFEIAFFRSFFGMLAALPLLLKHGPGLLRTQQMPRYIVRCVLGTLSMFCGFWAIGHLPLAQAVSLSYSTPLFVTIAAVLWLGEQVRVRRWSAVILGFIGVLVIVRPGTTEFSAGSLVAVSAAIISGIVAIQIKQLAYTEPADRIVILTTILWVPLSLLPALWVWEWPHGIVWLWVVLAGVLGTGGHMLWTRALKLGEVSALIPISFMQLPIVVVFGYFLFGEALDRWTLLGAAIIFSANGYIAHREASLARRAASTAPTIAAKPGN
- the murB gene encoding UDP-N-acetylmuramate dehydrogenase, producing the protein MSDSVRLFRNVPLKSRNSFGVPALAPFLAEVDDASALPDVLASADFRDHPPLVIGGGSNLLFVGDPQAPLLALTGNRVVVAREIHGAAILRADAGTTWHALVMESLALGLCGLENLALIPGTVGAAPIQNIGAYGVEVGEFIHRVEAFEPATGEWHHLSAADCAFAYRDSLFKRESGRLIITAVEFALPRDFEPRLSYAGISAQLEAAGVSNPTAQDVADAVVAIRRGKLPDPTLIGNAGSFFKNPILPAAQANALQDANPSMPTFATGSDATRKVSAAWLIDACGWKGRRRGDAGVSGSHALVLVNHGAASGLELYELAREIAGSVRKRFGVALEPEPRLIGASW
- a CDS encoding quinone-dependent dihydroorotate dehydrogenase, with the protein product MYGLARPLLFAMDAERAHDLGLRALDVAWRSGAASLLSKVPAPLPTRAFGLDFANPVGLAAGLDKNGEHIDALMALGFGFVEIGTVTPRPQDGNPKPRMFRLPSQKAVINRLGFNNAGVDALVRNVERADRKGALLGINIGKNKDTPNDIADGDYMYCLSRVYELADYVTVNISSPNTAGLRELQEEQTLRRLVGTLREEQERLGAKHGRRIPMLVKIAPDLSDPDIEACARVLTEMQVDGVIATNTTVSRIAVEGVRGADETGGLSGKPLMGRSTTVLRMMRTRLPESIPLVGVGGILSGADAVTKMAAGATLVQCYSGLVYRGPGLIKECVEAIRRRKFAPSGGPLPPAA
- a CDS encoding DUF4190 domain-containing protein — its product is MAVISLVAGILGWTLLPFVASIVAIVTGHMARSEIKAANGLVDGDGLAVSGLVLGYAMVALAIVSIIGVLLLFGGLAAFLALASNWG
- the amaB gene encoding L-piperidine-6-carboxylate dehydrogenase codes for the protein MTHPVLTALGLNDTESGTYLGNGEWANAGNAGTLEPLSPTDGESLAKVHATTQSDYDTIVERAQAAFKVWRSTPAPRRGEAVRLCADALREHKDALGSLVALEMGKSKPEGDGEVQEMIDIGEFAVGLSRQLYGLTMHSERPGHRMYEQWHPLGVVGVISAFNFPVAVWAWNALVSAVCGNITIWKPSPKTPLSAIASIKICNEALRKGGFPDIFFLFNDAGTELAQHFVDDKRINLISFTGSTKVGRHVGERVARRMGRSLLELGGNNAMIVDASADLKLAIPAIVFGAVGTAGQRCTSTRRVFIHESIYDDVLAKLVTAYKQVEGKIGDPTDPANLMGPLNSPEGVKEFLAAIEKAKAAGGKVESGGEAIDRKGNFVLPTLITGLANSSEVVQTETFAPILYVMKFSTLDEAIEMQNDVPQGLSSAIFTESLKAAEQFLAAWGSDCGIANVNIGTSGAEIGGAFGGEKETGGGRESGSDAWRAYMRRQTNTINYSDELPLAQGIKFDL